One Streptomyces sp. ML-6 genomic region harbors:
- a CDS encoding ATP-dependent RecD-like DNA helicase — protein sequence MSTTSATPPKPNMAVLEGVLERITYANEENGYTVARVDTGRGANDLLTVVGSLLGAQPGESLRMEGRWSSHSQYGKQFTVENYTTILPATVQGIRRYLGSGLIKGIGPVMADRITTHFGVDTLDIIEQEPKRLIEVPGLGPKRTKMIAAAWEEQKAIKEVMVFLQGVGVSTSIAVRIYKKYEDASISVVKNQPYRLAADVWGIGFLTADKIAQAVGIPHDSPERVKAGLQYALSQSTDQGHCFLPEERLIADGVKLLQVDTGLVIECLAELAEDPEGVVREKVPSPEGGEPVTAVYLVPFHRAEVALAAQVQRLLRTPDERLPAFADVDWDKALAWLAKRTGADLAPEQEAAVRLALTRKVAVLTGGPGCGKSFTVRSIVELARAKKAKVVLAAPTGRAAKRLSELTGAEASTVHRLLELKPGGDAAYDRERPLDADLVVVDEASMLDLLLANKLLKAVAPGAHLLLVGDVDQLPSVGAGEVLRDLLAAGSPVPAVRLTTIFRQAQQSGVVTNAHRINSGIPPLTQGLKDFFLFVEDETEDAGVLAVDVAARRIPAKFGLDARRDVQVLAPMHRGPAGAGTLNGLLQQAITPGRPSLPEKRFGGRVFRVGDKVTQIRNNYDKGENGVFNGTVGVVTALDPDEQTLTVLTDEDEEIGYDFDELDELAHAYAMTIHRSQGSEYPAVVIPVTKSAWMMLQRNLLYTAVTRAKKLVVLVGSRQAIGQAVRTVSAGRRCTALDYRLSGGAGGGSTEK from the coding sequence ATGTCCACCACGTCCGCCACGCCCCCCAAGCCGAACATGGCCGTTCTGGAAGGCGTACTCGAACGGATCACGTACGCCAACGAGGAGAACGGATACACGGTCGCGCGCGTCGACACCGGTCGCGGTGCCAACGACCTGCTCACCGTGGTCGGTTCGCTGCTCGGTGCGCAGCCCGGTGAATCGCTGCGCATGGAAGGCCGCTGGAGCTCGCACTCGCAGTACGGCAAGCAGTTCACCGTCGAGAACTACACGACGATCCTGCCCGCCACTGTCCAGGGCATCCGCCGCTACCTCGGCTCCGGCCTGATCAAGGGCATCGGCCCGGTCATGGCGGACCGGATCACCACGCACTTCGGGGTCGACACCCTCGACATCATCGAGCAGGAGCCGAAGCGGCTGATCGAGGTGCCCGGCCTCGGGCCCAAGCGGACGAAGATGATCGCCGCCGCCTGGGAGGAACAGAAGGCGATCAAGGAAGTGATGGTCTTCCTCCAGGGGGTCGGGGTCTCCACCTCCATCGCCGTCCGCATCTACAAGAAGTACGAGGACGCGTCGATCTCCGTCGTGAAGAACCAGCCCTACCGGCTGGCCGCCGACGTCTGGGGCATCGGCTTCCTCACCGCCGACAAGATCGCCCAGGCCGTCGGCATCCCGCACGACAGCCCGGAGCGGGTCAAGGCCGGTCTCCAGTACGCGCTGTCGCAGTCCACCGACCAGGGGCACTGCTTCCTTCCCGAGGAGCGGCTGATCGCGGACGGGGTGAAGCTCCTCCAGGTCGACACGGGCCTGGTCATCGAGTGCCTCGCCGAACTGGCCGAGGACCCGGAGGGCGTCGTACGGGAGAAGGTGCCGTCGCCCGAGGGCGGCGAGCCGGTCACCGCCGTCTACCTGGTGCCCTTCCACCGTGCCGAGGTCGCCCTCGCCGCCCAGGTGCAGCGGCTGCTGCGGACCCCTGACGAGCGGCTGCCGGCCTTCGCGGACGTGGACTGGGACAAGGCGCTGGCCTGGCTCGCGAAGCGCACGGGGGCGGATCTGGCGCCCGAGCAGGAGGCGGCGGTCCGGCTCGCGCTCACCCGGAAGGTCGCCGTGCTGACCGGTGGCCCCGGCTGCGGGAAGTCGTTCACCGTCCGGTCGATCGTGGAGCTGGCGCGGGCCAAGAAGGCCAAGGTGGTGCTGGCCGCGCCGACCGGACGGGCGGCCAAGCGGCTGTCCGAGCTGACCGGCGCCGAGGCGTCCACCGTGCACCGGCTGCTCGAACTGAAACCGGGCGGCGACGCCGCGTACGACCGGGAACGCCCGCTGGACGCCGATCTGGTCGTCGTCGACGAGGCGTCGATGCTGGACCTGCTGCTCGCCAACAAGCTGCTGAAGGCGGTGGCGCCCGGCGCCCATCTGCTGCTCGTCGGAGACGTCGACCAGCTGCCGTCGGTCGGCGCGGGGGAGGTGCTGCGCGATCTGCTCGCCGCCGGCAGCCCCGTACCCGCCGTCCGGCTCACCACGATCTTCCGCCAGGCCCAGCAGTCCGGCGTCGTCACCAACGCGCACCGGATCAACTCCGGGATCCCGCCCCTCACCCAGGGCCTCAAGGACTTCTTCCTCTTCGTGGAGGACGAGACGGAGGACGCCGGGGTGCTCGCGGTGGACGTCGCGGCCCGCCGCATTCCGGCCAAGTTCGGGCTGGACGCGCGCCGGGACGTCCAGGTCCTCGCCCCGATGCACCGCGGACCGGCCGGGGCGGGCACGCTCAACGGGCTCCTCCAGCAGGCCATCACCCCGGGCCGCCCGAGCCTCCCCGAGAAGCGGTTCGGCGGCCGGGTCTTCCGGGTCGGCGACAAGGTCACCCAGATCAGGAACAACTACGACAAGGGGGAGAACGGCGTCTTCAACGGCACGGTCGGCGTCGTCACCGCCCTCGACCCGGACGAACAGACACTGACGGTCCTCACCGACGAGGACGAGGAGATCGGCTACGACTTCGACGAACTGGACGAGCTGGCCCACGCGTACGCGATGACGATCCACCGCTCCCAGGGCAGCGAGT